In Heteronotia binoei isolate CCM8104 ecotype False Entrance Well chromosome 5, APGP_CSIRO_Hbin_v1, whole genome shotgun sequence, the DNA window ggggtttttttggccactatatgacgcagagtgttggattggatgggccattggcctgatccaacaggacttctcttatgtggcagtgaattccacatgttaagggtgattaacatgtggaattcactgccacaggaggtggtggcggccacgagcatggccaccttcaagaggggtttggataaagatatggagcagaggtccatcagtggctattagccacagcgtgtgtgtatatataaaaaattttgtcactgtgtgacacagagtgttggactggatgggccattggcctgatccaacatggcttctcttatgttcttctgtgacacagagtgttggactggatgagccattggcctgatccaacatggcttctcttatgttcttatatgacacagagtgttggatcggatgggccactggcctgatccaacacggcttctcttatgttcttatatgacacagagtgttggatcggatgggccactggcctgatccaacatggcttctcttatgttcttatgtgacacagggtgttggactggatgggccattggcctgatccaacacggcttctcttatgttcttatgtgacacagagtgttggacaggatgagccattggcctgatccaacatggcttctcttatgttcttatatgacacaaagtgttggatcggatgggccactggcctgatccaacacggcttctcttatgttcttatgtgacacagggtgttggactggatgggccattggcctgatccaacacggcttctcttatgttcttatgtgacacagagcgttggactggatgggccactggcctgatccacagggcttctcttatgttcttatgtgactcagagtgttggactggatgggccattggcctgatccaacagggcttcacttatgttcttatgtgactcagagtgttggactggatgggccattggcctgatccaacagggcttctcttatgttcttatgtgactcagagcgttggactggatgggccactggcctgatccacagggcttctcttatgttcttatgtgactcagagtgttggactggatggaccattggcctgatccaacagggcttctcttatgttcttatgtgactcagagcgttggactggatgggccactggcctgatccacagggcttctcttatgttcttatgtgactcagagtgttggactggatggaccattggcctgatccaacagggcttcacttatgttcttatgtgactcagagtgttggactggatgggccactggcctgatccaacatggcttctcttatgttcttctgctatTAGTTGATCTTTTGGACTACACAAAATACATTTTGTAATACCTACATCCTACTGAGAATGGGCTGCCCGGAGGACTATTTTCCTCGATTCTCAGTCAAAACTCACAATTGTTAATTTCTACTACATTGTATAGCACAGTACTTATTTATCTTTTTCCTccttctaggctgatcctgcattgagcagggggttgggctagatggcctgtatggccccttccaactctattatgcTATCCCCAGTGTGAACTTTATGATGCACAAGAAGCTGTTCGTGACTGTAGAAGCTTTTTTGACACTCCATGCACTgataaggtttctctcctgtatgagATTTTTCGTGCATTGTAAGGCTTGAACTCCAACGGAAACTCTTCCCACATTCAAAGCATATATATGGCCTcacccctgtgtgaattctttggtgcCCACTAAGGTAAGAACGTTGtctgaaactctttccacactccgggCATGTGtacggtttctctcctgtgtgggttctttcatGCTCTTTGAGGTGGGTGCTGCgtctgaagcttttcccacactcttcACACTTATGTGGCTTCTCCTCTGTGTGTATTCTCCGGTGCTTAGTTAGGGACTGGCTCAGCTTGAAGGTCTTTCCGCACTCTaggcattcatatggtttctccccgTTGTGGCATTTTTGATGTAAATAGAGATTGGCTTCCTGGCTGAAACCTCTTCCACATTCGGCACAATTATACAGCTTCTCCCCACTATCCATTTCTTGAGGTACAATAAGATAACCACAAAAACAGAAACCTTTTGGGCACTCTGAGCACTGGTACAGTTTCTTCCCTGCGTGGCTTTTTTGATGGATTATCAGGCCCGAGCTCACACGAAAAcccttcccacactccaagcacttatatggcttctccccggtgtgaattctttggtgttGACTAAGGTGCGAGTTCTGTCTGAAGCTCTTCCCGCACTCgaggcatttatatggcttctctcctgtgtgcatTCTTTCATGGGCTTTCAAGGTGTTGCTGTGTCTGAAGTTCCTTCCGCACTCTGCGCACCGatgtggcttctcttctgtatgTATTCTCTGGTGTGTAATTAGGGCCTGGCCCAACTTGAAGGTCTTTCCGCACTCTAGGCATTCGTATGGTTTCTCCCCATTGTGACACCTTTGATGTAAATAGAGGTTGGCTTCCTGGCTGAAACTTTTCCCACATTCGGCACAAGTATATGGTTTCTCTCCGGTGTGAGTATTTTGATGTACGGCAAGGTGTGAGCTACGCTGGAAACCTttcccacattccaagcatttgtACGGTTTTTCATCTTTGGGTATTCTCTCACGGGAAGCAAGAACTGGGCTCTGTGGATCTGAGCATTTATAACTCTTTCCCCCTGTGTGGACTCTTCGATGGGAAAGAAAGGCATCCGTCTGACAGGTCTCTTCTGTGTAAGCTCTCTGAGTTGAAGTCAGGTGTTCACCATCATTGAAACTTGTCCCATACTCTAGGCACTCAAATGGGTATGTCCCTTCATAGGTTCTCTGATGCTCACCAAGTTGTGAACTCAACAGGAAACTCTTTCCATACCCCAAATATTCATGTGGATTCTCTCCTAAATGAGACCTTTGACGTTCACTGAGCTTTCCATTGTCTGTGAAGTTTTTTTCAGATTCCCAATAATGTGGTTTCTCCATACTGTGAAGCTGCTGATGCTTAGTGAGACTCGACTTATCAGAAAAACAGCTGCTACAGCCTGAGCATTTATACAGCTCCTCTCCTGTGTGGCATCTTTGATGCGCCTTTAAACTGAGGCCGTTCGCAAAGTTCTTTCCGCACTCCCAGCACTTGAGGCCTTTCTCCCTTGTATGGGCTTTGCTAGACGGATTAAGGCTGGATTTCAAGTGGAATGTTTCCTCCGCCAAAAGGCTCTTCTTTCCTGTCTTTCTTTCGCAGTGTTGTTCTTGGATTGATGTCACATGGATCTCGCCACTCTCTCCAGCAATGAATTTATCCTTCCTGATCCAAGTTGGgcacctcttcttcctcttcgatCCCCCTTGAAGCCCAAAGGCCTCATCCGTTTCGTGCACGGTTGTTTCTAACAATACTCCGGAGAACTCCCTGCAATATTCCACAGCATCCCAATCACCTactggaagaaagagagaaaatctCGGTTAGGAGCAGAGTTGAAGAACAAAGTCATTCATCAGCAACCTGACCCACGAAGATTACATTTCGTGTTTAATTCTGGGTTAAGTAGTTTAATATTATTACAAATTGCTTTGTATTTGACAGCATACATCTACAGATGAGTTTTCTACTGAATCTGTATGCTTATGCTTATTTATTAAGCAGCtcagagagcccgtttggtgtagtggttaagtgtgcaagctcttatctgggagaaccaggtctgattccccactccttcacttgcagctgctggaatggccttgggtcggccatagctctcgcaagagttgtccttgaaagggcagctgctgtgagagccctctcagccccacccaccacacagggtgtctattgtgggggaggaaggtaaaggagattgcgagccgctctgagactctccataatggagggcgggatataaatccaatatcttcttcttatctgagaaaaccgggtttgattccccagctataggtcaaccatagctctggcagaggttgtcctggaaaggccagctgctgtgagagccctctcagccccacccacctcacagggtgtctgttgtggggggagaagatataggagattgtaagccgctttgagtctctgattcagagagaagggcggggtataaatctgcggtcttcttcttctactctagAATCATACTGAGTGCCATTATCTGTGTTATGTTTAGGCAGCCTTATGTGTATATATAAGCATTGATATTCTATTTCGCACTATTCTGTAACTTATTTATTTCTCAATAAACTGGTTAttaatctaaaaaaaaatcagcaaccaACAGAATTAGCTCTTGTATAGAATTAATGCGAACTAGTGGGGAACCAACAAGGACTTAGAGGAAGGGTGTCAGacatgaggcccaggggccaaattaggcccctgaAAGGGTCCTAtgaggcccgcaagcaactggctgtcatttgcttccttctccctatatcttgcttccttctgcatcacagcttgctttgccaggcttgctcaatcgcacaagagctacagagcaaagtctctatcttctccattggctgaggctcctcgcttggggaggaggggggagggagagttcgttttgccaggctctcgcgatcgcacagcagaactactgagccgagcctctcttccttctattggcagaggctcatcagagcaagagttgtcagttatcagagactgtgaaGTAGGCAAAATatggcaagagtgctaatgttttaagcatattttattttaaggttggttttttttaaaacccctttgtgtcctttataaagtttatatctccactacctggcattatacttCAAGACAGATCCAGC includes these proteins:
- the LOC132570949 gene encoding zinc finger protein 883-like; amino-acid sequence: MSFKAGKGKEKEQEFLKPDRISDVEKGEDLLAFDSEEEERPAGDWDAVEYCREFSGVLLETTVHETDEAFGLQGGSKRKKRCPTWIRKDKFIAGESGEIHVTSIQEQHCERKTGKKSLLAEETFHLKSSLNPSSKAHTREKGLKCWECGKNFANGLSLKAHQRCHTGEELYKCSGCSSCFSDKSSLTKHQQLHSMEKPHYWESEKNFTDNGKLSERQRSHLGENPHEYLGYGKSFLLSSQLGEHQRTYEGTYPFECLEYGTSFNDGEHLTSTQRAYTEETCQTDAFLSHRRVHTGGKSYKCSDPQSPVLASRERIPKDEKPYKCLECGKGFQRSSHLAVHQNTHTGEKPYTCAECGKSFSQEANLYLHQRCHNGEKPYECLECGKTFKLGQALITHQRIHTEEKPHRCAECGRNFRHSNTLKAHERMHTGEKPYKCLECGKSFRQNSHLSQHQRIHTGEKPYKCLECGKGFRVSSGLIIHQKSHAGKKLYQCSECPKGFCFCGYLIVPQEMDSGEKLYNCAECGRGFSQEANLYLHQKCHNGEKPYECLECGKTFKLSQSLTKHRRIHTEEKPHKCEECGKSFRRSTHLKEHERTHTGEKPYTCPECGKSFRQRSYLSGHQRIHTGVRPYICFECGKSFRWSSSLTMHEKSHTGEKPYQCMECQKSFYSHEQLLVHHKVHTGDSIIEVKATTLESFRNGP